The nucleotide sequence TTGGGTCGTAGGTTTCTACTACCTTGGGCAGCACATCGAAATAGATGTTTTTAAACTGCTTCCAAATTTTATCAGCCACTCCTAATTTAGTGTATTGCTTTACCCATCCCCATCCAAACCATGCTGTTTGGTTTTCGTTATTGCCACACCAGATAGCAATAGAAGGGTGATTGCGTAAACGTTTTACGTTATCAATGGCTTCTTCGCGGATATTATCCAATAGCTCGCCTTCGCCCGGATAAGTGCTGCACGCAAACATAAAGTCTTGCCATACCAGAATACCGTACTTGTCGCAAAGATCGTAAAAGATATCGTTCTCGTAAGTACCACCTCCCCATACACGAAGCATGTTCATATTGGCATTAACCGCATCCAGAATGGTCTTTTCGTATTTTTCGGCTGTTACACGAGGTAAGAAATTATCTTGAGGAATGTAGTTGGCACCCTTCATAAACACCTTGTGTCCGTTCAGTTCGAAGTGGAAAGTATGACCTTCGGCATCCTTTTCGTACACCACTTTCAAGGAACGAAGTCCCAGGTTGTCTTTCTGCATATCAGCCACTTTACCATTCATAGCAACCTCTGCCTTGAACGGATACAAATGAGCTTCACCCAATCCGTTGCTCCACCACAGCTTGGGGTTGGTAACAGTTAGGTCCGTTTCAATAATGTTCACGCCCTTCTTCACGTTGGCTTTTTTGGTCCAGCCTCTTCCTACACCTTCGGCAGAAATAGTAACGGTAGCTTCGCCAGATTTGTCGGCAATCACTTCAACGCGTGCTTTGATCAGCGCCTGTTTAGCAGTTACACTCTGTTGAATATACTGTACGCTTTCGATACGCGCATCGTTCCAACCCATCAGGTAAACCGGACGCCAGATTCCACTCGTAACCAATCGAGGTCCCCAGTCCCAGCCATAATGATAACCCGCTTTACGAGCAAATACGCTCACTTTTTTGTTGAACACACCACCGTTTTCGGACTGATCATTTCCTGCTTCGTTTTGATAATCAAGGGCATCCCATTTAGGAATATCAATTTTTAGCGGAGAATGGAAATAGATACGCAGCTCGTTGCCATCCTTTTTAAGCAACGGCTTAACGTTTACTGTCCACTCGCGGAACATGTTATTAGCTTTCAGGATCAGCGAATCGTTCAGGTAAACATCCGCATAGGTATCCAATCCTTTAAAGTCAAGTTCGATATTGTCTTTGCTAAAAATATCGGAACTAACAACAAGCGGAGCTTTGTATTCCCAATCTTCTTTGTCGACCCACTGAACGCCACGTTCATTGAGACGGAAGTATGGATCTTCGATGATTTTGTTATCAATCAGGTCGGTGTGAACAACACCCGGAACAGAAGCCTGGTACCAGTTGTTTCCCCGTACTTGTTTGAATGTCCAGTTCTTGTTAATCTCCTGCTTAACCACACCCTGTGCAGCTAATCCCGAACCGCCTGATAAGACCGCCCCGGTAAGCACCAATGTTGTTAATACGTTCTTGTAACTCATAATTTGTTATATATTAGTGATATAAATAGTAGTCTTACAGACTTTCCTTATTAAGCGCATTTACCGGATCTTTTCCTTCGGATGTATAAAGAGCTTCGATTCGTCCGGCATATGTTTTTTCAATTTTGCCACGCACCATCTTCATGGTACTGTTTATCATCTGATTCTGCTCCGAAAAAGGTTCGGGCAGAATGGCAAAAGTGGTGGGAAGCCAGCGATCGGGGAATAATGCCGCATGTACACCTCCCGCTTTGAAACGACCTATTTGTTCCTGAATTAGTTTAATTGCTGCTTCTTTCCCTTTATCAGAAGATAAATCCAGATGCATTCGTTTCAACTTAACATTTAACCGCTCCTTATTTGGAACAACAAGGGCTACCGTGTAAGGATTCTGATTGTTATACAGCATCAGCTGATCAATACAGCTTGAATGTTCGACAATAGCTTCTTCGATGCCTTCGGGACTGTACTTCTCTCCATCGCTTCCGATAAGAAGGCTTTTGAAACGCCCAATTACGTAAAGGAATCCGTTGCTTCCCATGTAACCCAGATCGCCTGTATACAACCATCCGTTTCGAATGGTTTCGGCAGTGCTTACAGGATTCTTCCAGTAACCGGCCATTACGTTTTCGCCTCTTATAACAATTTCTCCCTGCTGACCGACCGGAAGGTCGCGACCTTCATTGTCGCATATTTTCAGATCCAGCGGTTGTACCAGCACACCACTACTTCCGAAGGTGTGTTTAGGCGGCACGTTGGATGATATAACGGGAGTTGCTTCACTCAGTCCGTATCCCTGATACATGGGTATTCCCAGCGCATAATAAAATTTTTGCAGGTCTTTGTCAAGCAAAGCACCTCCACCAACAAAGAATTTGAGTGCTCCGCCGAAGTTGAGGCGTACTTTAGAAAACAGAACAGAATCAAACAGACTTACAAGAGGCTTAAGCATACAACGCCATCCATCGCCTTTGTTATGCCCGTCTCCATTGTAAATATACGCCACACTCAGCCCTTTATTGAAAAGCCATGTAGCCATCTTTCCCTTTGCGCGAATACCTTGTTCTATATTTTTACGGAAACTCTTAGCAAGGGCGGGAACACTTAGAATAAGATGAGGTTTAAATTCTTTTATGTTAAGCGGTATGTTTTTGAGGGTTTCCATACCTGTACGTCCTACTTGCACGGTGGCTACCGAAGCACCCACACTCATAAAAATAAAGAAGCCAACCACGTGTGCAAAGCAATGGTCGAGTGGTAGAATAATCAGTGTACGCCATGTTTCGTCTATTTTAACCAAGGTTAAAGCTTGACTCACGTTGGCTGTATAATTACGATGAGTAAGGATCACACCCTTAGGGTCTGCCGTGGTACCTGATGTATAGGTGATGGTTGCGTAATCGTCGTTGACAAGGGATTGTCCGACCGACAAAAATTCGTCTGTCGAATGGGTCTCAAGCCAGATTTTGCCCATTTCCTGTACTTTGGATAGAGGCAATTCCTTTTCTTCCCAGTGGGTTTGTTCATCGAAAACAATTACTTTTTCCACTAAAGGTAATTGGTTTATAATGGAACGAATCTTCTTGAGTTGGTTTCCGGATACCATGATGAACTTTACTTCAGCATGAGTGAGACGGAAAAGCAGATCGTTGCTTTCTTCAAGCTTGACCGACAACGGAACATTGCAGGCACCTGCGTAAAACATGGCTAGTTCGCCAATGATCCAGGCATTGCGCCCTTCCGAAAGAAGGGCCATGTTATCACCTTTACGAACACCAAGCGATTGGAGTCCGGCCCCTAAGGTGTACACCTGATTACGAACTTCCGTATAGGAAGCAGGCTGGAACTGCCCGTTTGTTTTTTCCCAAAGAAAAGGATTCGAAGGATACCGGTTTACGGATTCTTCGAATAGGTCTATCAATGTCTTCTTCATTTACAAGTGGTCAATAATTTTCGAAGTACAAACTTACGCAAAAATCACCTTATAACGATATAGGCGAGTAACAAATGCTTTTACTTATGTTCCGAAAACAGGGATTAACCTCTTAAAAAGTTCACATCTCCTCCAAATAGGCACAGGCTGTTTCTACAGTAGGTACGTTTTTGATAACAATACTACGTTTGCCATTATGATCGCGCAAGTTGCATGCCCGCGGATGTTTCTGAACGAAGTGAAGCAGCCGGTCGAAGGCATCGCTCTGATAATAGGGGCTTTCAGGATTGGACACCAGAAAGAGACTCATTTGTCCCCTTTTAAGTACTACCTTCTCCATTCCCAGGTGTTTAGCCATACGGCGCAGACGTACGATACGGATAAGCTCCCTGCCTTCGGGCGGAATCTTACCAAAGCGGTCCATCAGCCTATCTGCGAATGCCTGAATTTCACGTTCTTCTTCCATACTATCCAGTTCGCGATACAATGAAACCCGTTCCGAATCGCTGGGAATGTAAGTGGGTGAGAACATTAACTCCAAGTCGCTTTCTATATAGGTTTCCCGTACGTAATCTGTTCCGCTGTCACGTTTCCCTTCTTCCGAATCGTTGTACAAGCCGGCAAACTCTTCCGTTTTCAATTCCTGAACAGCTTCTTCCAAAATCTTCTGGTAGGTTTCGTAACCAAGGTCGGCTATGAATCCGCTCTGTTCTGCTCCCAGCATATTCCCGGCACCCCGTATATCAAGGTCCTGCATGGCAATATGAATACCGCTACCAAGTTCTGAAAAGTTCTCGATGGCTTGTAATCTCCGGCGAGCTTCTTGCGTTAACGAACTAAGGGGAGGAGCGAGCAGGTAACAAAATGCTTTGCGGTTGCTTCTGCCCACACGTCCACGCAACTG is from uncultured Macellibacteroides sp. and encodes:
- a CDS encoding AMP-binding protein, encoding MKKTLIDLFEESVNRYPSNPFLWEKTNGQFQPASYTEVRNQVYTLGAGLQSLGVRKGDNMALLSEGRNAWIIGELAMFYAGACNVPLSVKLEESNDLLFRLTHAEVKFIMVSGNQLKKIRSIINQLPLVEKVIVFDEQTHWEEKELPLSKVQEMGKIWLETHSTDEFLSVGQSLVNDDYATITYTSGTTADPKGVILTHRNYTANVSQALTLVKIDETWRTLIILPLDHCFAHVVGFFIFMSVGASVATVQVGRTGMETLKNIPLNIKEFKPHLILSVPALAKSFRKNIEQGIRAKGKMATWLFNKGLSVAYIYNGDGHNKGDGWRCMLKPLVSLFDSVLFSKVRLNFGGALKFFVGGGALLDKDLQKFYYALGIPMYQGYGLSEATPVISSNVPPKHTFGSSGVLVQPLDLKICDNEGRDLPVGQQGEIVIRGENVMAGYWKNPVSTAETIRNGWLYTGDLGYMGSNGFLYVIGRFKSLLIGSDGEKYSPEGIEEAIVEHSSCIDQLMLYNNQNPYTVALVVPNKERLNVKLKRMHLDLSSDKGKEAAIKLIQEQIGRFKAGGVHAALFPDRWLPTTFAILPEPFSEQNQMINSTMKMVRGKIEKTYAGRIEALYTSEGKDPVNALNKESL
- a CDS encoding glycoside hydrolase family 2 protein, with translation MSYKNVLTTLVLTGAVLSGGSGLAAQGVVKQEINKNWTFKQVRGNNWYQASVPGVVHTDLIDNKIIEDPYFRLNERGVQWVDKEDWEYKAPLVVSSDIFSKDNIELDFKGLDTYADVYLNDSLILKANNMFREWTVNVKPLLKKDGNELRIYFHSPLKIDIPKWDALDYQNEAGNDQSENGGVFNKKVSVFARKAGYHYGWDWGPRLVTSGIWRPVYLMGWNDARIESVQYIQQSVTAKQALIKARVEVIADKSGEATVTISAEGVGRGWTKKANVKKGVNIIETDLTVTNPKLWWSNGLGEAHLYPFKAEVAMNGKVADMQKDNLGLRSLKVVYEKDAEGHTFHFELNGHKVFMKGANYIPQDNFLPRVTAEKYEKTILDAVNANMNMLRVWGGGTYENDIFYDLCDKYGILVWQDFMFACSTYPGEGELLDNIREEAIDNVKRLRNHPSIAIWCGNNENQTAWFGWGWVKQYTKLGVADKIWKQFKNIYFDVLPKVVETYDPTTFYWPSSPYAGNPEGNADEANGDAHYWGVWHGKDSIANYNVKRARFFSEYGFQSFPEFESVKKYAPEKRDWDIFSEVMMAHQRGGSHANSLIQWYLLNEYSKPKDFPNFLYMGQLLQGDAIKTAIEAHRRDMPYCMGTLFWQHNDCWPVASWSSRDFYGRWKAQHYFSKKAFKDILVSPIIKGNNLDVYVVSDRLKATKGKLDIRVMDLKGNVVFEMDKQITLPANTSKVQYAGALDKILKGRAKNEVVVNAKFIESKGETYYNNYYLTRFKEIDFPKANIKLSSIPAKDGYDVTVQSDVVARGVFLSIEGIENFFSDNYFDVLPGEPVTIHVTTSLDKATFDKQLKSESISDAY